A stretch of Vigna angularis cultivar LongXiaoDou No.4 chromosome 4, ASM1680809v1, whole genome shotgun sequence DNA encodes these proteins:
- the LOC108331109 gene encoding uncharacterized protein LOC108331109 has product MLGFRPIAPKPLPAAALSDASSSETTADVFSRSVASKRKRAKGNTNSNSNTNTKRCTRSRIAPPPPPPPTTLPLLPETPVLKKTTTRESHKDAPVWLSFGNRGGAGASVDPFWFPAAGSVVTVECVTKMWREEEGPGLGSGDEERKAKLEEDTCPGFISDGYGRVTWTNGAYREAVGEGGVWLAMKASVSYPYRGFTGWVRLQYASGKERTVPCDVWSMDCGGFAWRLDVKAALTLTLAM; this is encoded by the coding sequence ATGTTAGGCTTTCGCCCTATAGCCCCCAAACCCCTTCCCGCCGCTGCTCTTTCCGACGCTTCTTCCTCCGAAACCACTGCCGACGTCTTCTCCAGATCCGTCGCATCTAAGCGAAAGCGCGCAAAAGGTAACACCAACTCCAACtccaacaccaacaccaagcGCTGCACTCGGAGCAGAATCGCGCCTCCTCCACCACCTCCGCCTACAACGCTCCCGCTGCTGCCGGAGACTCCGGTTCTGAAGAAAACAACCACCAGAGAAAGCCACAAGGACGCGCCGGTGTGGCTGAGCTTCGGGAACCGCGGCGGTGCAGGTGCGTCGGTGGATCCGTTCTGGTTCCCGGCGGCGGGATCGGTGGTGACGGTGGAGTGCGTGACGAAGATGTGGCGGGAGGAGGAGGGGCCGGGGTTGGGGAGTGGAGACGAGGAGAGGAAGGCTAAACTAGAAGAGGACACGTGTCCGGGGTTTATATCAGACGGTTACGGGAGGGTGACGTGGACGAATGGTGCGTACAGGGAGGCAGTTGGTGAGGGAGGAGTATGGCTGGCGATGAAAGCGAGCGTATCGTATCCGTACCGAGGGTTCACGGGCTGGGTTAGGCTGCAGTACGCTTCGGGGAAAGAGAGAACTGTGCCATGTGACGTTTGGAGTATGGATTGTGGAGGTTTTGCGTGGAGGTTGGACGTTAAAGCCGCTCTTACCTTGACCTTAGCTATGTga